Proteins from a genomic interval of Arachis hypogaea cultivar Tifrunner chromosome 10, arahy.Tifrunner.gnm2.J5K5, whole genome shotgun sequence:
- the LOC112716670 gene encoding protein trichome birefringence-like 19 codes for MKSRINEILNGTTRKTSKSVLLIPFTLLLIILPLSLMTNSHESPPVISAVRSRSSVNSTTESESEDGCDIFSGTWVPYPEGPYYNHETCPWILDQQNCIKFGRPDTDFMHWRWKPDQCELPLFDADQFLKLVKGKKMVFVGDSVGKNQMWSLLCLLNHVSEAEDLSERYSSNPMYFKRYYFEDYNFTLANLWSPYFVKARDDDPDQHTYNNIMRLYLDEADEAWTNQVADFDIVIFSAGHWFFRPLLFLENNKLVGCNQCDKENLTDLTYYYGYRKAFRTAFKAITNLKRYNGMTFLRTFSPSHFENGDWNKGGNCKRTKPFTKEEIKLDGFMLETYLTQVDEFKAAQKEARKKGLKFMMLDTTEIMLLRPDGHPNNYGHSKDKNTTLNDCVHWCLPGPVDTWNELLQYMMNMENQDSSDSIIQRIF; via the exons ATGAAGTCTAGGATCAATGAAATCCTCAATGGGACAACAAGAAAAACTTCCAAAAGTGTTCTCCTCATACCATTCACTCTGTTACTCAtcattctccctctctctctcatgaCAAACTCCCATGAATCACCACCTGTGATATCTGCTGTGAGAAGCAGAAGCAGTGTGAATAGCAcaacagaatcagaatcagaagaTGGGTGTGACATATTTTCTGGAACATGGGTTCCTTACCCTGAAGGGCCATATTACAACCATGAAACTTGTCCATGGATACTGGATCAGCAGAACTGCATCAAGTTTGGGAGGCCTGACACAGATTTCATGCATTGGAGGTGGAAACCAGATCAATGTGAGCTTCCTCTCTTTGATGCAGATCAGTTCTTGAAACTTGTCAAGGGAAAGAAGATGGTCTTTGTTGGTGATTCTGTAGGGAAAAACCAAATGTGGTCTCTTTTGTGCCTCCTAAATCAT GTATCTGAAGCTGAGGACCTTTCTGAGAGATATTCATCAAATCCAATGTATTTCAAGAGGTACTATTTCGAAGATTACAATTTCACATTGGCAAATCTATGGTCTCCATACTTTGTGAAAGCCAGGGATGATGATCCTGATCAACACACTTACAACAACATAATGAGACTCTACCTGGATGAGGCAGATGAAGCTTGGACTAATCAGGTTGCAGATTTTGACATTGTCATTTTCTCAGCAGGGCATTGGTTCTTTAGGCCTCTTCTGTTCTTGGAAAACAATAAACTAGTTGGATGCAACCAATGCGATAAGGAGAATTTAACAGATCTTACATACTACTACGGTTACAGGAAGGCATTTCGAACTGCGTTCAAAGCAATCACAAACCTTAAAAG GTACAATGGAATGACATTTTTGAGGACATTCTCTCCATCACACTTTGAGAATGGGGATTGGAACAAAGGAGGAAACTGTAAAAGGACAAAGCCATTCACCAaggaagagatcaagctagatgGTTTCATGCTTGAGACATATCTGACTCAAGTGGATGAATTCAAAGCAGcacaaaaggaagcaagaaagaaagGCTTGAAGTTTATGATGCTTGATACAACTGAGATCATGCTGCTAAGGCCTGATGGCCATCCAAACAACTATGGACATTCAAAGGATAAGAACACGACGCTAAACGACTGCGTTCATTGGTGCTTGCCTGGTCCTGTTGACACATGGAATGAGTTATTACAGTATATGATGAACATGGAAAATCAAGATTCCTCTGACTCAATTATACAGAGAATTTTTTAG
- the LOC112716672 gene encoding glucan endo-1,3-beta-D-glucosidase yields MSSFVFPETNSTVLPDPSNFFSQNLLSNPLPTNSFFQNFVLKNGDQPEYFHPYLINSSNSSLTLCYPFHNSNSSFISQVFINNLTITSSNNNNKPEGKHVISSYSDLGVTLDIPSSNLQCFLVKGAPFVTVSVTQPTPLSITTIHAILSFSSNDSLTKFTFQFNNGQTWLLYSSSPITLTHTLSEISSTPFSGIIRIALLPDSDAKHEAILDKFSTCYPVSGEAIVGEQFRVRYNWNKKGSGDLLMLAHPLHLRLIDKNNKNDVNVTVLDDFKYNSIDGELVGVVGDSWILQTDPVFVTWHSSNGVRQDSYTEIVSALSKDVESLNSSSTLLQTSSYFYGKLIARAARLALIAEEVYSFDAIAKVRNFLKETIEPWLEGTFNGNGFLHDKKWGGIVTKLGSTDSGKDFGFGIYNDHHYHLGYFIYAIATLVKIDPAWGSKYKYQAYSLVSDFMNLDMKSNPNYTRLRCFDLYTLHSWAGGLTEFADGRNQESTSEAVSAYYSAALLGMAYGDARLYAVGSTLTALEILGTQTWWHVKEGSGMYEGEFTKENRVMGVLWSNKRDSGLWFAPAEWKECRVGIQVLPLLPISEALFSDVGYVKELVEWSLAALKRDGVGEGWKGFVYGLQGVYDNEGALENIRNLKGFDDGNSFTNLLWWIHSRG; encoded by the coding sequence ATgtcttcttttgtttttccagAGACCAATTCCACTGTCCTTCCAGACCCTTCCAATTTCTTCTCCCAAAACCTTCTCTCAAACCCACTCCCAACAAACTCTTTCTTCCAAAACTTTGTTCTCAAAAACGGTGACCAACCAGAATACTTCCACCCTTACCTCATCAACTCCTCAAACTCCTCACTCACTCTCTGCTACCCTTTCCACAACTCAAACTCTTCATTCATATCCCAAGTCTTCATCAACAACCTCACCATCACTTCctctaacaataacaacaaaccCGAGGGCAAACACGTCATTTCCTCCTACAGTGACCTTGGTGTCACATTGGATATCCCTTCTTCCAACCTTCAATGCTTTCTTGTTAAAGGAGCCCCCTTTGTAACCGTTTCTGTTACACAACCAACCCCTCTTTCAATAACCACCATCCACGCCATTCTCTCTTTCTCCTCCAATGATTCTCTCACCAAGTTCACCTTTCAGTTCAACAATGGCCAAACATGGCTCTTATACTCTTCCTCACCGATTACCCTGACTCACACTCTCTCTGAGATCAGTTCTACTCCTTTCTCCGGCATAATTCGGATAGCTTTGTTGCCGGATTCCGACGCTAAACACGAGGCTATTCTTGACAAGTTCAGCACCTGCTATCCTGTCTCCGGGGAAGCCATAGTCGGAGAACAGTTTCGCGTTAGGTATAATTGGAACAAGAAAGGCTCCGGTGACTTGTTGATGTTAGCGCACCCTCTTCATCTTCGGCTTATAGATAAGAACAACAAGAATGATGTTAATGTAACCGTTCTTGATGATTTCAAGTACAATAGCATCGATGGGGAgcttgttggtgttgttggtgattcATGGATTCTGCAAACCGATCCAGTTTTCGTAACATGGCATTCTTCAAACGGTGTAAGGCAAGATTCATACACCGAAATCGTTTCGGCACTTTCGAAAGACGTTGAATCTCTTAACTCATCTTCAACATTGTTACAAACCTCGTCTTACTTCTATGGCAAGTTAATTGCAAGAGCTGCAAGACTTGCATTGATAGCTGAAGAGGTTTATTCATTTGATGCGATTGCCAAGGTTAGAAACTTTCTTAAAGAAACCATTGAGCCTTGGCTTGAAGGAACTTTCAATGGGAATGGATTTCTTCATGATAAAAAATGGGGTGGAATCGTTACAAAGTTAGGATCTACAGATTCTGGTAAAGATTTTGGGTTTGGAATTTACAACGATCATCATTATCATTTGGGATACTTTATCTATGCAATTGCAACGCTTGTTAAGATTGATCCAGCATGGGGTAGTAAATACAAATATCAAGCTTATTCTCTTGTCTCGGATTTTATGAACTTGGATATGAAATCAAATCCAAATTACACTCGTTTGAGGTGTTTTGATCTGTACACATTACATTCTTGGGCCGGAGGACTAACCGAATTCGCCGACGGAAGAAACCAAGAGAGCACAAGTGAAGCAGTGAGTGCTTATTACTCTGCAGCGTTGTTGGGTATGGCGTACGGCGATGCAAGGCTTTATGCCGTTGGATCAACGCTAACGGCATTGGAGATTCTTGGAACACAAACATGGTGGCATGTGAAAGAAGGAAGTGGAATGTATGAGGGTGAGTTTAcaaaggaaaacagggtgatgggAGTACTGTGGTCTAACAAGAGAGACAGTGGATTATGGTTTGCACCTGCTGAGTGGAAAGAATGCAGGGTTGGGATTCAGGTGCTGCCATTGTTGCCAATATCTGAAGCTTTGTTTTCAGATGTTGGGTATGTGAAGGAGCTTGTGGAGTGGAGTTTGGCTGCTTTGAAGAGGGATGGTGTTGGAGAAGGGTGGAAGGGGTTTGTTTATGGTCTTCAAGGGGTTTATGATAATGAAGGTGCATTGGAGAATATAAGAAACTTGAAAGGTTTTGATGATGGTAACTCTTTCACTAATCTTTTATGGTGGATTCATAGTAGAGGATGA
- the LOC112716671 gene encoding uncharacterized protein, with protein MAGLLAWAADVVGGGGGSGGEEESIPLVLSEQQSKYVQELDHKATSLRRSIQDLRQRLPPQDISQSLPHLHAHSLASNAALALQLNSHSATRQQAQLREVTLKEENAAYEKAILNCENKIKEKIQEADSLRMKLEEMDEMEKTLKAELEHMQVQASVDANKSRRSDGLKEEMNPKADDADASKSAIQEKLENKKKELSSMEVTVQELEKKWAEMQENALKQPSPAQREKALDKQLHGLIEQLAVKQAQAEGLLGEIHLKEMELERLNGLWRQTESSNSEANAARNRFSKSYSEKGHSLSDYDGSQRLPYHSAGRTESLQRLMLLRSAFVLYIFILHIVVFIRISF; from the exons ATGGCGGGGTTGCTAGCATGGGCAGCAGACGTGGTGGGCGGCGGAGGAGGATCAGGAGGAGAGGAGGAGTCGATCCCTTTGGTGCTGTCGGAACAGCAGAGCAAGTACGTTCAGGAGCTCGACCACAAAGCAACCTCCCTACGCCGTTCGATTCAAGATCTCCGGCAAAGACTGCCGCCTCAGGACATATCTCAGAGCCTCCCTCACCTCCACGCTCACTCCCTCGCCTCCAACGCCGCCCTTGCCCTCCAGTTGAACTCCCACTCTGCCACCCGCCAACAG GCCCAACTTAGAGAGGTGACACTAAAGGAAGAAAATGCTGCTTACGAGAAGGCTATATTAAATtgcgaaaataaaataaaggagaaaattcAAGAGGCAGATTCACTGCGTATGAAATTAGAG GAGATGGATGAAATGGAGAAGACACTGAAAGCTGAACTGGAACATATGCAAGTGCAGGCTTCGGTTGATGCCAACAAATCACGGAGATCTGATGGATTGAAGGAAGAGATGAATCCTAAAGCAGACGATGCAGATGCATCAAAATCAGCTATACAAGAAAAATTGGAAAACAAGAAGAAAGAACTG AGTTCAATGGAGGTTACTGTACAAGAGTTGGAGAAGAAATGGGCTGAAATGCAGGAAAATGCGCTTAAGCAACCTTCCCCag CTCAAAGAGAGAAGGCTTTGGATAAGCAGCTTCATGGTCTAATAGAGCAACTTGCTGTTAAACAG GCACAAGCTGAGGGCCTGCTTGGTGAAATTCATCTGAAAGAGATGGAGCTGGAAAGATTAAATGGACTATGGCGACAAACTGAGAGCAGCAATTCAGAGGCTAATGCTGCCAGGAATCGTTTTAGTAAAAGCTACTCCGAGAAGGGACATAGTTTGTCGGATTACGATGGTAGCCAGAGGCTTCCTTACCATTCTGCTGGAAGAACTGAAAGCCTGCAAAGGCTTATGCTACTCAGGTCGGCATTTGtgctttatatttttattttacacaTTGTTGTATTTATCCGGATATCGTTTTGA